One genomic segment of Brassica napus cultivar Da-Ae chromosome A3, Da-Ae, whole genome shotgun sequence includes these proteins:
- the LOC106440223 gene encoding putative defensin-like protein 307, whose product MEKTALIFVGILLLSTCTPILARTCAKDSDCASVTCPSAKPVCFYGTCECPPDNYRALPDNTNCGVATCTDYCKAKGEVAYACILNHCFCRKPPM is encoded by the exons ATGGAGAAAACAGCTTTGATATTCGTTGGTATTCTACTTCTTTCAACGT GTACACCGATTCTGGCACGTACTTGTGCGAAGGACTCCGATTGTGCTTCAGTCACATGTCCATCCGCAAAACCCGTTTGTTTTTATGGTACTTGTGAATGCCCTCCTGACAACTATAGAGCATTACCTGATAATACCAACTGTGGTGTTGCTACTTGCACTGACTATTGCAAGGCAAAAGGAGAAGTAGCTTATGCTTGTATTTTGAACCATTGTTTTTGTCGCAAACCTCCTATGTAG
- the LOC106440224 gene encoding binding partner of ACD11 1-like, whose product MSMMTTVKVSNVSLGATDRDLKEFFSFSGDILYLETQSETERSKLAYVTFKDLQGAETAVLLSGATIVDSSVIVTMAPDYQLSPEALASLEPKDSSKSPRAGDSVFRKAEDVVSSMLAKGFILGKDAIAKAKSVDEKHQLTSTASAKVASLDKKLGFTDKINTGTVVVGDKVREVDHKYQVSEKTKSAIAAAEQTVSNAGSAIMKNRYVLTGATWVTGAFNKVAKAAEEVGQKAKEKVGMAEEEDKRKVVDEFARVHLSESPKAPSSKDEVVHEPKLSESPEPKESEHHEPQQQQQPQQQQSPPPVAPAQP is encoded by the exons ATGTCG ATGATGACAACTGTGAAAGTGAGCAATGTTTCTCTAGGAGCAACCGATCGTGACCTCAAGGAGTTCTTTTCCTTCTCTGGCGACATTCTCTACCTCGAGACCCAGAG CGAGACAGAACGGTCCAAATTGGCGTATGTCACTTtcaaggatctacaaggagcTGAAACTGCTGTTCTTCTCTCG GGAGCAACGATTGTTGATTCTTCAGTCATTGTCACTATGGCTCCTGATTATCAACTGTCTCCTGAGGCTTTAGCTTCCTTG GAGCCTAAGGATAGCAGCAAGTCTCCCCGTGCAGGCGACTCCGTGTTTCGAAAAGCCGAAGATGTTGTGAGCAGCATGCTCGCAAAGGGCTTCATTCTAGGAAAAGACGCAATCGCCAAAGCCAAGAGCGTCGACGAGAAACACCAGCTTACATCCACTGCATCGGCCAAAGTCGCATCTCTCGACAAGAAACTCGGTTTCACCGACAAGATCAACACCGGAACAGTCGTGGTGGGTGATAAAGTCAGGGAAGTTGATCACAAGTACCAAGTATCGGAGAAGACCAAATCAGCGATCGCTGCAGCTGAGCAGACTGTGAGCAATGCGGGTTCTGCTATAATGAAGAACCGGTACGTTCTCACGGGTGCCACGTGGGTCACCGGTGCTTTCAACAAAGTGGCTAAAGCTGCGGAAGAAGTTGGACAAAAGGCCAAAGAGAAAGTTGGTATGgctgaggaagaagacaagaggAAAGTGGTTGACGAGTTTGCTAGAGTTCACTTGTCTGAATCACCAAAAGCGCCATCTTCTAAGGATGAAGTCGTACATGAACCAAAACTCTCTGAATCTCCTGAACCAAAAGAATCTGAACATCACGAGCCCCAGCAGCAACAGCAGCCGCAGCAGCAACAGTCTCCTCCACCTGTGGCTCCGGCTCAACCTTGA
- the LOC106440220 gene encoding putative defensin-like protein 307 — protein MEKSALIFIGILLFSTCTPILARPGYQPCKKNSDCARLKCPSPLGHPTCVKGGCECPFEEHAALPDDTNCGVAACFDYCKARGEVASACLLNHCFCRKPPM, from the exons ATGGAGAAATCAGCTTTGATATTCATTGGTATTCTGCTTTTTTCAACAT GTACACCAATTCTGGCACGACCTGGATATCAACCTTGCAAGAAGAACTCTGATTGTGCTAGACTCAAATGCCCATCACCACTAGGACACCCCACGTGTGTGAAGGGTGGTTGTGAATGCCCTTTTGAAGAACATGCGGCATTACCAGATGATACCAACTGTGGTGTGGCTGCTTGCTTTGACTATTGCAAGGCAAGAGGAGAAGTTGCTTCTGCTTGTCTTTTGAACCATTGTTTTTGTCGCAAACCTCCTATGTAG